In a genomic window of Saccharothrix sp. HUAS TT1:
- a CDS encoding ABC transporter substrate-binding protein produces MSLKARRFSRARMAAAGLAAVAMLATACGGSSSGGDANKDTLIVYTGQSGDWQLNFNPFSPTMLEGPGTIFEPLFFFNNIRDVEPRPRLGKSFEWNADGTQLDIELRGDAKWTDGQKFTAEDVVFTLDMITKNPAMNGTGYKGVATAVDDTHVSIKFTEPSFMEGPQVLGRVWMVPEHKWKDVATPSTDVVKEPVGTGPFMLDEFKAQAFTLKANPDYYEGAPALKQVRYLALSGNQSGEAALKQGQIDWQTGPVPDIKNVEKNYPGYKAITIPMNQVALFTCSNAELGCQGPQTDVAVRKAIYYGINRTQINSLAFENTASEVSPGAALVERDKDQISGELQEKTAPMQPDAAKATQLLEAAGYAKGGDGIYEKDGKPLAMTLKVVAGWTDYITAVDTMAQQLQQVGIKATAQQVSWNEWSDARGRGNFELLIDSLHQGPAPDPFYNASYFFSTATTAEVGEVANPNFARFSNPGVDAALAALKGIDPEDDAARQPHFDTIQTEIEKSIPYIPVLTGGTTSEFNAKKFTGWPTTDDLYSFPAVWARPEHSEIYLKLKPAGQ; encoded by the coding sequence ATGTCCCTGAAGGCAAGGCGCTTCTCACGGGCGCGCATGGCGGCGGCCGGACTGGCCGCGGTCGCCATGCTCGCGACTGCGTGCGGCGGGTCCAGCTCGGGCGGTGACGCGAACAAGGACACGCTCATCGTGTACACCGGTCAGTCCGGTGACTGGCAGCTGAACTTCAACCCGTTCTCGCCGACCATGCTCGAAGGCCCGGGCACCATCTTCGAGCCGCTGTTCTTCTTCAACAACATCCGCGACGTCGAACCGCGGCCCCGCCTCGGCAAGAGCTTCGAGTGGAACGCCGACGGCACCCAGCTCGACATCGAGCTGCGCGGCGACGCGAAGTGGACCGATGGCCAGAAGTTCACCGCCGAGGACGTCGTCTTCACCCTTGACATGATCACCAAGAACCCGGCCATGAACGGCACGGGCTACAAGGGCGTCGCCACCGCCGTGGACGACACCCACGTGTCGATCAAGTTCACCGAACCGTCCTTCATGGAGGGCCCGCAGGTCCTCGGCCGGGTCTGGATGGTCCCCGAGCACAAGTGGAAGGACGTCGCGACCCCGTCGACCGACGTCGTCAAGGAGCCCGTCGGCACCGGCCCGTTCATGCTGGACGAGTTCAAGGCCCAGGCGTTCACCCTCAAGGCGAACCCCGACTACTACGAGGGCGCGCCCGCGCTGAAGCAGGTCCGCTACCTGGCGCTGTCCGGCAACCAGTCCGGTGAGGCCGCCCTGAAGCAGGGCCAGATCGACTGGCAGACCGGCCCGGTCCCGGACATCAAGAACGTCGAGAAGAACTACCCCGGCTACAAGGCCATCACCATCCCGATGAACCAGGTCGCCCTCTTCACCTGCTCGAACGCCGAGCTGGGCTGCCAGGGCCCGCAGACCGACGTCGCCGTCCGCAAGGCGATCTACTACGGGATCAACCGCACCCAGATCAACTCGCTGGCCTTCGAGAACACCGCGAGCGAGGTCTCGCCGGGCGCCGCGCTGGTCGAGCGGGACAAGGACCAGATCTCCGGCGAGCTCCAGGAGAAGACCGCCCCGATGCAGCCCGACGCGGCCAAGGCCACGCAGTTGCTGGAGGCGGCCGGCTACGCCAAGGGCGGCGACGGGATCTACGAGAAGGACGGCAAGCCGCTGGCCATGACCCTCAAGGTCGTCGCCGGCTGGACCGACTACATCACCGCCGTCGACACGATGGCGCAGCAGCTGCAGCAGGTCGGCATCAAGGCGACCGCGCAGCAGGTGTCCTGGAACGAGTGGTCCGACGCCCGCGGCCGCGGCAACTTCGAGCTGCTGATCGACTCGCTGCACCAGGGCCCGGCGCCCGACCCGTTCTACAACGCGTCCTACTTCTTCAGCACCGCGACCACCGCCGAGGTCGGCGAGGTGGCGAACCCGAACTTCGCCCGCTTCTCCAACCCCGGCGTGGACGCCGCGCTGGCCGCGCTGAAGGGCATCGACCCGGAGGACGACGCCGCCCGGCAGCCGCACTTCGACACGATCCAGACCGAGATCGAGAAGTCGATCCCGTACATCCCGGTGCTCACCGGCGGCACGACCAGCGAGTTCAACGCCAAGAAGTTCACCGGGTGGCCGACCACCGACGACCTCTACTCGTTCCCGGCCGTCTGGGCACGACCGGAGCACTCGGAGATCTACCTGAAGCTCAAGCCGGCCGGCCAGTGA
- a CDS encoding SDR family oxidoreductase, with the protein MAETSIEYPGLTDDVRPTPDHGEDSYRGTGRLTGKKAVITGGDSGIGRAVALAFAREGADVLISYLPAEEKDARDTARLIEDAGRKAITVPGDLVEEAQCAAVVARAVEEFGGIDILVSNAAYQMAQEDGLLGITTEQFDRVVKTNVYAMFWLCKAAVPHMPEGSAIITTSSIQGFQPSFQLLDYATTKAAIVNFTKGLAQNLVDRKIRVNSVAPGPVWTPLIPATMPPEKVADFGEQSPMGRAGQPAELAPLYVFLASAESSYITGEVVGVTGGSPIT; encoded by the coding sequence ATGGCCGAGACCTCCATCGAATACCCAGGTTTGACCGACGACGTCCGCCCCACCCCCGACCACGGCGAGGACAGCTACCGCGGCACGGGACGGCTGACCGGGAAGAAGGCCGTGATCACCGGCGGCGACTCCGGCATCGGCCGGGCCGTCGCGCTGGCGTTCGCGCGCGAGGGCGCCGACGTGCTGATCTCGTACCTGCCCGCAGAGGAGAAGGACGCGCGCGACACCGCGCGGCTCATCGAGGACGCCGGGCGCAAGGCGATCACCGTCCCCGGCGACCTGGTCGAGGAGGCGCAGTGCGCGGCCGTCGTGGCCCGCGCGGTCGAGGAGTTCGGCGGCATCGACATCCTGGTCAGCAACGCCGCCTACCAGATGGCCCAGGAGGACGGCCTGCTCGGCATCACCACCGAGCAGTTCGACCGGGTCGTGAAGACCAACGTCTACGCGATGTTCTGGCTGTGCAAGGCGGCCGTGCCGCACATGCCCGAAGGTTCCGCGATCATCACCACGTCCTCGATCCAGGGCTTCCAGCCCTCGTTCCAGCTCCTCGACTACGCGACCACCAAGGCCGCGATCGTCAACTTCACCAAGGGCCTGGCGCAGAACCTGGTCGACCGGAAGATCCGGGTGAACTCGGTGGCCCCCGGTCCGGTGTGGACGCCGCTCATCCCGGCCACCATGCCGCCGGAGAAGGTGGCGGACTTCGGCGAGCAGTCGCCGATGGGTCGCGCCGGGCAGCCCGCCGAGCTGGCGCCGCTGTACGTCTTCCTCGCCTCCGCCGAGTCCAGCTACATCACCGGCGAGGTCGTCGGCGTCACCGGCGGCTCGCCCATCACGTGA
- a CDS encoding DMT family transporter, translated as MLPQKRESERAGLAWGLLGVVAFSFTVPFTRVAVGGLSPLFIGSGRAVVAALLAAAALALTGQSRPRGGQWARLAVVAGGVVVGFPVLTSYALTTASAGHAAVVIALLPAATAAMAVARGKERPPRSFWVMAAVGAVAALVFASAQGGGFGRPHWSDLLLFGAVAAAAVGYAEGGLLARELGSWQTVSWALVLSAPVMAVLAVVSAVRQPPSATAAQWAAFGYLAAVSMFLGFFAWYRGLAIGPMARVSQVQLVQPVLTIGWAALLLREELTWPTVLGGLAVVLCAGVAVRIRLDRARRT; from the coding sequence GTGCTACCGCAAAAGCGTGAGTCGGAGCGGGCAGGGTTGGCGTGGGGCCTGCTCGGCGTGGTGGCGTTCTCGTTCACCGTCCCCTTCACCCGCGTCGCCGTCGGCGGCTTGTCGCCGCTGTTCATCGGCTCGGGCCGCGCGGTCGTCGCGGCACTGCTCGCCGCCGCCGCGCTCGCGCTGACCGGGCAGTCCCGGCCGAGGGGCGGGCAGTGGGCGCGGCTGGCCGTGGTCGCGGGCGGAGTTGTCGTCGGCTTCCCGGTCCTGACGTCCTACGCGCTCACCACCGCCTCGGCCGGCCACGCCGCCGTGGTGATCGCGCTGCTGCCCGCGGCGACCGCCGCCATGGCCGTGGCCCGCGGCAAGGAGCGGCCACCTCGGTCGTTCTGGGTCATGGCCGCGGTGGGCGCCGTCGCCGCGCTGGTGTTCGCCTCCGCGCAGGGCGGCGGGTTCGGCCGGCCGCACTGGTCGGACCTGCTGCTGTTCGGCGCGGTCGCCGCCGCCGCGGTCGGCTACGCGGAGGGCGGGCTGCTGGCCCGCGAGCTCGGCTCCTGGCAGACGGTGTCCTGGGCGCTCGTGCTGTCGGCGCCGGTGATGGCCGTGCTCGCGGTCGTCTCGGCGGTCCGGCAGCCACCGTCGGCGACGGCCGCGCAGTGGGCGGCGTTCGGCTACCTGGCGGCGGTGAGCATGTTCCTCGGCTTCTTCGCCTGGTACCGAGGGCTGGCGATCGGCCCGATGGCGCGGGTCAGCCAGGTGCAGCTGGTCCAGCCCGTGCTGACCATCGGGTGGGCGGCGCTGCTGCTGCGCGAGGAGCTGACCTGGCCGACCGTCCTCGGCGGGCTGGCCGTCGTCCTCTGCGCGGGCGTCGCCGTGCGCATCCGCCTCGACCGGGCGCGCCGCACCTGA
- a CDS encoding RNA polymerase sigma factor, which yields MATDARRAVEAVWRIESARLIAGLARLVRDVGLAEELAQDALVSALEQWPEQGVPRNPGAWLMTAAKNRAVDRIRRERNYRRKLEQVGRDTEADHAPDASATVGEIDDDLLRLVFTACHPVLSTEAQVALTLRLLGGLTTDEIARAFLVPEATVAQRIVRAKKALAKAGVPFEVPAEDERDARLASVLGVIYLIFNEGYSATAGDDWMRPALCEDALRLARVLAGLVPREPEVHGLVALLEVQASRARARVGPDGEPVLLLDQNRARWDQLLIRRGLAALATAESLGGAGGPYALQAAIAACHARARAPEDTDWTRIAGLYEALSLVAPSPIVELNHAVAIGMAFGPEVGLELVDELLDEPALRDYHLLPSVRGDLLVKVGRPAEARVEFERAAGLTRNERERRLLLDRAARC from the coding sequence ATGGCTACCGATGCGCGTCGTGCGGTCGAGGCGGTGTGGCGGATCGAGTCCGCCCGCCTGATCGCCGGGCTGGCGCGACTGGTGCGCGACGTCGGGCTGGCCGAGGAGCTGGCGCAGGACGCGCTGGTCAGCGCGCTGGAGCAGTGGCCGGAGCAGGGCGTGCCGCGCAACCCGGGCGCGTGGCTGATGACGGCCGCGAAGAACCGGGCCGTCGACCGGATCCGGCGGGAGCGGAACTACCGGCGCAAGCTGGAGCAGGTCGGGCGGGACACCGAGGCCGACCACGCGCCGGACGCGTCGGCCACCGTCGGCGAGATCGACGACGACCTGCTGCGGCTGGTGTTCACCGCGTGCCACCCGGTGCTGTCGACCGAGGCGCAGGTGGCGCTGACCCTGCGGCTGCTCGGCGGCCTGACCACCGACGAGATCGCCCGCGCGTTCCTGGTGCCCGAGGCGACCGTGGCGCAGCGGATCGTGCGAGCGAAGAAGGCGCTGGCCAAGGCCGGCGTCCCGTTCGAGGTGCCGGCGGAGGACGAGCGGGACGCCCGGCTGGCGTCCGTGCTCGGCGTGATCTACCTGATCTTCAACGAGGGCTACTCGGCCACCGCGGGCGACGACTGGATGCGCCCGGCGCTGTGCGAGGACGCGCTGCGGCTGGCCCGCGTGCTGGCCGGCCTGGTGCCGCGCGAGCCCGAGGTGCACGGCCTGGTGGCGCTGCTGGAGGTGCAGGCGTCCCGGGCCAGGGCGCGGGTCGGCCCGGACGGCGAGCCCGTGCTGCTGCTGGACCAGAACCGGGCGCGCTGGGACCAGTTGCTGATCCGGCGCGGCCTGGCGGCGCTGGCGACGGCCGAGTCGCTGGGCGGCGCGGGCGGCCCGTACGCGTTGCAGGCCGCCATCGCCGCGTGCCACGCGCGGGCCAGGGCGCCGGAGGACACCGACTGGACCCGGATCGCCGGTCTCTACGAGGCGTTGTCGCTGGTCGCGCCGTCGCCGATCGTGGAGCTGAACCACGCGGTGGCGATCGGGATGGCGTTCGGCCCGGAGGTCGGGCTGGAACTGGTGGACGAGCTGCTGGACGAGCCCGCGCTGCGGGACTACCACCTGCTGCCGAGCGTGCGCGGCGACCTGCTGGTCAAGGTGGGCAGGCCCGCCGAGGCGCGGGTGGAGTTCGAGCGGGCGGCCGGGCTGACCCGCAACGAGCGCGAGCGCAGGCTGCTGCTCGACCGGGCCGCCCGCTGCTAG
- a CDS encoding PLP-dependent aminotransferase family protein, translating into MSNDSSARIMAGLREWIAQAPPGARVPSTRALMAEHGAGPVTVQKAVHALTALGLVEPRPGVGTFVRAARTAQPPDYGWQTGALRAPSARLPVLATPLRGNLPDAIGLHAGYPERDLLPERLVRAALTRAARADAALTRSDTAGLPELRAWFATELAAATPPGTTPPAPRDVVVLPGSQSGLSSVFRSLVGVGQPLLIESPSYWGAILAATQAGARVVPVPSGPSGPDPDELARAFEETGARAFYAQPNYANPTGAQWSPDLVDRVLGVVRAHGAFLVEDDWAHDFGIDTGARPVAAHDDADHVVYLRSLTKSVSPAIRVAAVVARGPARDRVLADRGAESVYVSGVLQAAALDVVTQPGWRTHLRGLRQRLRDRRDLLVDALAEHVPDAHLDHVPPGGLNLWARLPDATDLDRLARDCEAGGVVIATGAEWFPAEPSGNFVRLNYSGPDPDRFPEAARVIGEALSRATER; encoded by the coding sequence ATGTCCAACGATAGCAGCGCACGCATCATGGCCGGCCTGCGCGAGTGGATCGCGCAGGCGCCGCCGGGTGCGCGGGTGCCGTCCACCCGGGCGCTGATGGCGGAGCACGGCGCCGGCCCCGTCACCGTCCAGAAAGCGGTGCACGCGCTCACCGCGCTCGGGCTGGTCGAGCCGCGACCGGGCGTCGGCACGTTCGTGCGGGCGGCGCGGACCGCGCAACCGCCGGACTACGGCTGGCAGACCGGCGCCCTGCGCGCGCCGAGCGCCCGGCTGCCCGTGCTGGCCACGCCGCTGCGCGGCAACCTGCCGGACGCGATCGGCCTGCACGCCGGCTACCCCGAGCGCGACCTGCTCCCGGAGCGGCTGGTGCGCGCCGCCCTCACCAGGGCCGCCCGCGCCGACGCCGCGCTGACCAGGTCGGACACCGCCGGGCTGCCCGAGCTGCGGGCGTGGTTCGCGACCGAGCTCGCCGCGGCGACCCCGCCCGGGACCACACCGCCCGCGCCGCGCGACGTCGTGGTGCTGCCCGGCAGCCAGAGCGGGCTCAGCTCGGTCTTCCGGTCCCTGGTGGGCGTCGGGCAGCCGCTGCTCATCGAGTCGCCGAGCTACTGGGGCGCGATCCTGGCGGCGACGCAGGCCGGCGCGCGGGTGGTCCCGGTGCCCAGCGGCCCGTCCGGTCCGGACCCGGACGAGCTGGCGCGCGCGTTCGAGGAGACCGGGGCGCGGGCGTTCTACGCCCAGCCGAACTACGCCAACCCCACCGGCGCGCAGTGGTCGCCGGACCTGGTCGACCGGGTGCTGGGCGTCGTCCGCGCGCACGGCGCGTTCCTGGTGGAGGACGACTGGGCGCACGACTTCGGGATCGACACCGGCGCGCGGCCGGTGGCGGCGCACGACGACGCGGACCACGTCGTCTACCTGCGCTCGTTGACCAAGAGCGTGTCACCGGCCATCCGGGTCGCCGCCGTCGTCGCCCGCGGGCCGGCGCGGGACCGGGTGCTGGCCGACCGGGGCGCCGAGTCGGTGTACGTCAGCGGCGTGCTCCAGGCGGCGGCGCTGGACGTCGTCACCCAGCCCGGCTGGCGCACCCACCTGCGCGGCCTGCGCCAGCGGCTGCGCGACCGGCGGGACCTGCTGGTCGACGCCCTGGCCGAGCACGTGCCGGACGCGCACCTGGACCACGTGCCGCCCGGTGGGCTCAACCTGTGGGCGCGGCTGCCCGACGCGACCGACCTGGACCGGCTCGCCCGCGACTGCGAGGCCGGGGGCGTCGTGATCGCGACCGGGGCCGAGTGGTTCCCCGCCGAGCCGTCCGGCAACTTCGTCCGGCTCAACTACTCGGGTCCGGACCCGGACCGCTTCCCCGAGGCGGCACGCGTCATCGGGGAGGCGTTGAGCCGTGCGACCGAGCGGTGA
- a CDS encoding YciI family protein, with protein MRFMVIVKATEETEAGAQPTEEQLNEMGAFNEELVKAGVLLAGEGLHPSSKGARVYFSGDRRTVVDGPFTETKELIAGFWLLEVKSLEEAVEWVKRVPNPTGEESQIEIRQVFGEDDFVNASEELKSRERELRAQQEARADG; from the coding sequence ATGCGTTTCATGGTGATCGTCAAGGCGACCGAGGAGACCGAGGCCGGGGCGCAGCCGACCGAGGAGCAGCTCAACGAGATGGGCGCGTTCAACGAGGAGCTGGTCAAGGCGGGCGTGCTGCTGGCGGGCGAGGGCCTGCACCCCAGCTCCAAGGGCGCGCGGGTCTACTTCTCCGGTGACCGGCGGACGGTCGTGGACGGCCCGTTCACCGAGACGAAGGAGCTGATCGCGGGTTTCTGGCTGCTGGAGGTCAAGTCGCTGGAAGAGGCGGTCGAGTGGGTGAAGCGGGTGCCGAACCCGACCGGTGAGGAGTCCCAGATCGAGATCCGCCAGGTCTTCGGCGAGGACGACTTCGTCAACGCCTCCGAGGAGCTGAAGTCCCGCGAGCGCGAGCTGCGCGCGCAGCAGGAAGCCCGCGCCGACGGCTGA
- a CDS encoding ROK family protein: MSGPARATQHASSKSAVLDVIRAAGTISRVGLINATGFTGATISTVVRKLIDEGLVVETGRAESTGGKRRVLLQLNHSSRYAVGVHLDHAGITYVLTNLGGSVVARISRAGAGAAEPRTVVARMAAEVKGLIDGVGVDHNRVLGLGLVSPGPLSSETGMGLTPPSMRKWEDFPLDQELERATGLPVVLDNDATAAALGEHWSGGIGGTSTSAALYMGTGIGAGLVINGITYRGTSGNAGEIGHICVDADGPECWCGARGCVEALGGPAAVVAAARADAELARSAGLTGRARSVSSDFAAVSRAARRGEPAASAILERSARYVAVAARTLANIMDLEVLVLTGPSFAIAGSVYLPVVRDELERTFFSRAAHGVDVRLSRSAATASAIGGAALVLQSELVPLHEGLRLPENLADSEPAALPEPVGEQTRGA, translated from the coding sequence GTGAGCGGACCGGCGCGGGCGACGCAACACGCGAGCAGCAAGTCCGCCGTGCTCGACGTGATCCGCGCGGCGGGCACGATCAGCCGGGTCGGCCTCATCAACGCCACCGGCTTCACCGGCGCCACCATCTCGACCGTCGTCCGCAAGCTCATCGACGAGGGGTTGGTCGTGGAGACCGGCCGCGCCGAGTCGACCGGCGGCAAGCGGCGGGTGCTGCTGCAGCTCAACCACTCCTCCCGCTACGCCGTCGGCGTGCACCTCGACCACGCGGGCATCACCTACGTGCTGACCAATCTCGGCGGTTCGGTCGTGGCGCGCATTTCGAGGGCGGGCGCGGGCGCGGCGGAACCGCGGACCGTGGTGGCGCGGATGGCGGCCGAGGTGAAGGGCCTGATCGACGGCGTCGGCGTGGACCACAACCGGGTGCTCGGCCTCGGCCTGGTCTCCCCCGGCCCGCTCAGCTCGGAGACCGGCATGGGCCTGACCCCGCCTTCCATGCGCAAGTGGGAGGACTTCCCGCTCGACCAGGAGCTGGAGCGGGCGACGGGCCTGCCGGTGGTGCTGGACAACGACGCCACCGCGGCGGCGTTGGGCGAGCACTGGTCGGGCGGCATCGGCGGCACGTCCACCTCGGCGGCCCTCTACATGGGCACCGGCATCGGCGCGGGCCTGGTGATCAACGGCATCACCTACCGCGGCACCAGCGGCAACGCCGGGGAGATCGGCCACATCTGCGTCGACGCCGACGGTCCGGAGTGCTGGTGCGGCGCGCGCGGGTGCGTCGAGGCGCTGGGCGGGCCCGCGGCGGTGGTCGCGGCGGCGCGGGCGGACGCGGAGCTGGCCAGGTCGGCCGGGTTGACCGGGCGGGCGCGTTCGGTGTCGTCGGACTTCGCGGCGGTGAGCCGGGCGGCGCGGCGGGGCGAGCCGGCGGCGTCGGCGATCCTGGAGCGCTCGGCGCGGTACGTCGCGGTGGCGGCGCGGACGTTGGCCAACATCATGGACCTGGAGGTCCTGGTGCTGACCGGACCGAGCTTCGCGATCGCCGGGTCGGTGTACCTGCCGGTGGTCCGGGACGAGCTGGAGCGCACCTTCTTCTCGCGCGCGGCGCACGGCGTCGACGTGCGGTTGTCGCGCTCGGCCGCGACGGCGTCGGCGATCGGCGGGGCGGCGCTCGTGCTGCAGTCCGAGCTCGTGCCGCTGCACGAGGGGCTGCGGCTGCCGGAGAACCTGGCCGACTCGGAGCCCGCGGCCCTGCCGGAGCCGGTGGGCGAGCAGACCCGGGGCGCTTGA
- a CDS encoding MSMEG_6728 family protein, with the protein MQTFLPCDTFGRSAAALDSRRLGKQRVETLQILRALIWPEYGWKNHPAVVMWRGFTPALVAYGVAVCDEWRRRGHRDGMRAVLLDYNGGREVSWSWCLKEGLLPPWLGDEDLHRSHQSSLLRKDPDFYRPLFPGVPDDLDYVWPTPVFPLEVPETTGLIACRLDLPPLPDEHLPPAPPLDHRPGPSVARVPTEADLDAMRAEADDPRQVRFFRRGQRLPAPTSRFTLRLNFSEKSSAAVSIPRGPRSTPW; encoded by the coding sequence GTGCAGACGTTCCTGCCGTGCGACACGTTCGGCCGCAGCGCCGCCGCCCTCGACTCCCGCAGGCTCGGCAAGCAGCGCGTGGAGACGTTGCAGATCCTGCGCGCCCTGATCTGGCCCGAGTACGGCTGGAAGAACCACCCGGCGGTGGTGATGTGGCGCGGCTTCACGCCCGCGCTGGTCGCCTACGGCGTCGCGGTGTGCGACGAGTGGCGCCGCCGCGGCCACCGGGACGGGATGCGCGCCGTGCTGCTGGACTACAACGGCGGCCGGGAGGTCAGCTGGTCCTGGTGCTTGAAGGAGGGGCTGCTGCCGCCGTGGCTCGGCGACGAGGACCTGCACCGCAGCCACCAGTCCTCCCTGCTGCGCAAGGACCCCGACTTCTACCGGCCGCTGTTCCCGGGCGTCCCGGACGACCTCGACTACGTCTGGCCGACGCCGGTGTTCCCCCTGGAGGTCCCGGAGACGACCGGCCTGATCGCGTGCCGGCTCGACCTGCCGCCGCTGCCCGACGAGCACCTGCCGCCCGCGCCGCCGCTGGACCACCGGCCCGGCCCGTCCGTCGCCAGGGTGCCGACCGAGGCCGACCTGGACGCCATGCGGGCCGAGGCGGACGACCCGCGGCAGGTCCGCTTCTTCCGCCGCGGCCAACGCCTACCGGCTCCGACCAGCCGGTTCACCCTTCGCTTGAACTTCTCGGAAAAAAGTTCGGCGGCCGTGTCGATCCCGAGGGGTCCCCGTTCGACGCCTTGGTGA
- a CDS encoding ThuA domain-containing protein — MKALVVRGGWPGHSPVEATDSFLPFLRSSGFSVDVSDSLEVYDANLGSYDLVLQCWSDGVLTDDQFACLEAAVRGGTGLAGWHGGLVDSFRHSRGYLQLVGGQFVAHPGGFVDHRVEITSTHPVVEGLSGFDLRTEQYWVLTDGLNDVHATTTFAAESPWHAPLTVPAVWTRRWGAGRVFACTIGHFPADLAHPPVRTLVERGLLWATRH; from the coding sequence GTGAAGGCACTCGTCGTTCGCGGTGGTTGGCCGGGGCACTCGCCGGTGGAGGCCACCGACTCGTTCCTGCCGTTCCTGCGGTCCTCGGGCTTCTCGGTGGACGTCTCCGACTCGCTGGAGGTCTACGACGCGAACCTGGGCTCCTACGACCTGGTCCTCCAGTGCTGGAGCGACGGCGTGCTGACCGACGACCAGTTCGCCTGCCTGGAGGCGGCGGTGCGCGGTGGCACCGGGCTGGCCGGGTGGCACGGCGGCCTGGTCGACTCGTTCCGCCACTCCCGCGGTTACCTCCAGCTGGTCGGCGGGCAGTTCGTCGCCCACCCGGGCGGCTTCGTCGACCACCGGGTCGAGATCACGTCGACCCACCCCGTGGTGGAGGGGCTGTCCGGCTTCGACCTGCGCACCGAGCAGTACTGGGTGCTGACCGACGGCCTCAACGACGTCCACGCGACCACGACCTTCGCCGCCGAGTCGCCGTGGCACGCGCCGCTCACCGTGCCCGCCGTGTGGACCCGCCGCTGGGGCGCCGGCCGCGTGTTCGCCTGCACGATCGGCCACTTCCCGGCCGACCTGGCCCACCCGCCGGTCCGGACCCTGGTCGAACGCGGCCTGCTCTGGGCCACCCGCCACTGA
- a CDS encoding DoxX family protein: MTTTEIRTAASIATAAATTRRNDLVLAATRVVVSFLFGCHGLMGLGFLGGIDGQGAAVPFGSWPGWYGSVIELVGAVLVLVGVAARPAAFVLSGVMAYAYFTVHQPEALLPVHNTGELAAVYSWVFLLLAVLGPGAFTLQRAFRKQQISQR; the protein is encoded by the coding sequence ATGACCACGACCGAGATCCGCACCGCCGCCAGCATCGCCACCGCCGCTGCCACCACCAGGCGCAACGACCTGGTGCTCGCCGCCACCCGCGTCGTCGTGTCGTTCCTGTTCGGCTGCCACGGCCTGATGGGCCTGGGTTTCCTCGGCGGCATCGACGGCCAGGGCGCCGCGGTGCCGTTCGGCTCGTGGCCGGGCTGGTACGGCAGCGTGATCGAGCTGGTCGGCGCGGTCCTGGTGCTGGTCGGCGTGGCCGCCCGGCCGGCGGCGTTCGTGCTCTCCGGCGTGATGGCCTACGCCTACTTCACCGTCCACCAGCCCGAGGCGCTGCTCCCGGTGCACAACACGGGCGAGCTGGCCGCCGTCTACAGCTGGGTGTTCCTGCTGCTCGCCGTCCTCGGGCCGGGCGCGTTCACCCTCCAGCGCGCGTTCCGCAAGCAGCAGATCTCGCAGCGGTAA
- a CDS encoding TetR family transcriptional regulator: MEFQRARRPEQVEQRRRAILDAARAVLRERSVADISLRELSHRVGLAKSNVLRYFDSREAIFLEVLDGEWAAWLDEVEDALGATSDAVEVATAVATTLLRRPLLCELVSGMAGVLERNITVEFARGFKRRAHARTDRLADLVRARVPVLDEAGARHFARAVLVMTAGLWPHAHPTDAVARAVAELGGPPAAELVRDGLTEGLVNQLVGLVARS, encoded by the coding sequence GTGGAGTTCCAGCGCGCCCGGCGGCCCGAGCAGGTGGAGCAGCGGCGGCGGGCGATCCTGGACGCGGCGCGCGCGGTGCTGCGGGAGCGGTCCGTCGCCGACATCAGCCTGCGCGAGCTGAGCCACCGGGTCGGGCTGGCCAAGTCGAACGTGCTGCGGTACTTCGACAGCCGGGAGGCGATCTTCCTGGAGGTGCTGGACGGGGAGTGGGCCGCCTGGCTGGACGAGGTGGAGGACGCGCTGGGCGCCACCTCGGACGCGGTCGAGGTGGCCACCGCGGTCGCGACGACGCTGCTGCGCCGGCCGCTGCTGTGCGAGCTGGTCAGCGGCATGGCCGGGGTGCTGGAGCGCAACATCACGGTGGAGTTCGCGCGCGGGTTCAAGCGGCGGGCGCACGCGCGCACGGACCGGCTGGCGGACCTGGTGCGGGCACGCGTGCCGGTGCTGGACGAGGCGGGCGCGCGCCACTTCGCCCGCGCGGTGCTGGTGATGACGGCCGGCCTGTGGCCGCACGCGCACCCGACCGACGCGGTCGCGCGGGCGGTGGCCGAACTGGGCGGCCCGCCGGCGGCCGAGCTGGTCCGCGACGGCTTGACCGAGGGCCTGGTCAACCAGCTGGTCGGCCTGGTGGCGCGGTCCTGA